TTTATGATGGAGGCGAACCCAGGGACCTCGTTTACGTTGTAGAGTCTTAGACGGAAGTTGTAAAAATTGTAGGGTGTCAAGGTTCTGAGAGATGAATCAGTTATCTCTATGTCGAAGGATTTTACTAATCGGTCAAAGTTGAGCCCTAGCCCGGAAGCGTCTATAACAATCACGTCGATTAATATCTGCAGGTTGTAGAAGGGATAATAGATGTTTGATTTTACGAACTGGAGGTCGATAAGCTCGTCAACGTATCGGGAGAGCAGCTGAAGCCCTTCCTCCGTCGACTTCAACGCTGAGACAGGTGGGTAATCCTTTTCGTTGACGTGTCGAGCGCAAATGTCGACGAATACATAGCGCCCCCACCACGGTCCACCATACATGTTTAGGTAAAGCACTCCTCCCACCTTTCCTGTCTCGGGCAGTATACCAAAGCTGTAGTAAATCGGGTCACCTCCTAATGCATTTTCCCCGCATACGAAGAAAATTGTGTAACCTTCTAGAGGTGTTTGTATGTGTTTTTTGGAGAGGTCGATGAGGGTTTTCAAGGCCTCGGGTGCATGTATACCCGACAATGCTCCGCTTATCCCCTCTTTTTGGAGAAGCTCACGCGGGATAGGCTGGTTCAAGCTGCGCCAAGTGAACCTGAACTCCTGAAGCGCCGGGCCTCTAAATTGGAAGGCCCGCAGCCTCACATCATAGCTGAAGGGAGCATAGGGGACGCCTTTTTCAGTGTACCATGAGAGGGTGGATTTGGCCTCGCCCCTAACACCAGCCGCAACACTTCTCAGCAAATCATCAAGACTAGCTGCACCAAACCAAGCCGGGTCAACATCTACGAACACGAGGTTGACAACCAAGTCGGACCTTATGGGGAGAACTTTGTAGTCCTCCTGCTGAGCAAAACCATGGGGTAGAAGAGAAGCGAGAAAAAGCACGGCGAGCAAGCAGGCGGCGATTTTCATAGCGTATATCCACGAGGAAGGTGGTTTATAATTTTTGCAGTTTGAATCACGTTTATTGTTTATTCTGTTTTTTGAGCAGGTCTTCGAGGGTGTATGTTGGCTGAGGGGGCGGTGTTTTGGTGGTGAGTTTTTCCTCGACGGCCACGGTTAGCAGGCTTGTTTTCAAAACTTTCTCAAGGCGTTTGACGAGGTCGAGAGGCGGGTTGAACTCGTTCTGCTCAATCTTCTTGATGATGGTTTCTTTCGTCTTTACGAGTGAGGCCAGCTCAGCCTGCGAAAGCCCCAGTTTCTCCCTCTCCCGCCTAACAACCTGACCAAGGTCATCCACATACTCATACTCTATCTCAAAATCTTTCCTGCCACGAGCTGGCTTAGCCATGCATATCCATAATGCTTAGAGAGGTATAAGGTTTTGTTCTATGTAGCAGAGCACACGTGATATAACTGTCCAGGCCTCGAGAGGTGTTTGGTGGATGGCAAGGGTTTTGTCGGCGAGGGATTTGGTCTCGGATGTGAAGTCGCCGTGGGGAAAACAGCCAACCATAATCAGGGGCCTCGTATGACCTGCCAAGGCCGCGGAAAATCCCCGAGCATTCACAGGCTCTCCTCTCTCCGTCAGCAAAATTTTCGTCGACGGGTTGAGGGATTCTGCCAAGGTTTTGAGAGATTTTTTCTCACACCTTAGAAGTGTCTCACCCGTCTCAGACCTTATCTCACCCTCCGCGAAAAGCTTCTCCACAACACCCTTAAACCGTTCATAGACACGGGGCAGTCTCACACGCGGGTTCACATAAATGACGAGTCCGCCTCTTGTCGCGACATATGTCTCAAGCTTGTTGGCTTGGTTGAGGGGAGAACCCAGCGCCTCCAGCAAACAAAAGTGGACAATATCGGGTCTGCCGCGTTTCTCGGCGTCGGGAAGCTTTTTCATGGCGAAGTGGTGATAGGACCTGTCAAGCAGTATCTGGCTCGGCTTTTTCCCACGCCGCTCAGCATCCTTCACAACAGCGGGATGACCCTGTATCTCTGGTGGAACAGTCTCGAGCGCAGCCTCCGCCAAAACCAGCCAAACCCTCTCCAACAACAACAAACAAATAACAATCAGGTAGCTATATTGTTGAACACGGTTGAGGGAGGAGAGGCAGAGGGCCCTCAGGCTTGTGAAAAAGGTTCTCGACTTCGCCGAGACCATCCACCCAGAGGACAGTGAGAAAGCCGTTGAAGCGGTAAGGATTGCGATGCGGATTGCGCAGAAAACAAGGCTCAGGCTACCAACATACCTTAGAAGACGCTTCTGCAGAAAATGCGGAACACCCTGGACAGGGCCCTCCACAGTCTCCGTGAGAGTGAGAGGAAACCGTGCAACACACGTTGTCGTACGCTGCAAAAAATGCGGCCACACGAGAAGGTTCTACGCCCTGAAAAAACGGGGAAAACACCCAAACCCACCAAGCTAACCTAAACACTCCCCCGAATGCATCAACTCCTGATTGGATTCGCCCTCAAGCCGAAGGTTAAGTATCGGTGGTGATACTTAGGTATCGGTAGCGATACTTGTTATTCTACAGGCTCTT
The sequence above is drawn from the Candidatus Caldarchaeum subterraneum genome and encodes:
- a CDS encoding ribonuclease P subunit RPR2; its protein translation is MREERQRALRLVKKVLDFAETIHPEDSEKAVEAVRIAMRIAQKTRLRLPTYLRRRFCRKCGTPWTGPSTVSVRVRGNRATHVVVRCKKCGHTRRFYALKKRGKHPNPPS
- a CDS encoding ribosome biogenesis protein, coding for MAEAALETVPPEIQGHPAVVKDAERRGKKPSQILLDRSYHHFAMKKLPDAEKRGRPDIVHFCLLEALGSPLNQANKLETYVATRGGLVIYVNPRVRLPRVYERFKGVVEKLFAEGEIRSETGETLLRCEKKSLKTLAESLNPSTKILLTERGEPVNARGFSAALAGHTRPLIMVGCFPHGDFTSETKSLADKTLAIHQTPLEAWTVISRVLCYIEQNLIPL